Proteins from a genomic interval of Solanum stenotomum isolate F172 unplaced genomic scaffold, ASM1918654v1 scaffold17211, whole genome shotgun sequence:
- the LOC125850456 gene encoding vicilin-like seed storage protein At2g28490 gives MNNLLGHEGNKRKKGDEGRRGSGKGPDSYNLFDRKPDYKNDYGWSLALDQSEYSPLKHSDIGVYLVNLSAGAMMAPHINPTATEYGIVLRGSGSIQIVYPNGTLAMNAIVNEGDVFWVPRYFPFCQIASRTGPFEFFGFTTTARKNMPQFLVGQNSILQSMRGPEFAAAFGVSEERLRKILDAQCEAVILPSASVAPSEPMDPRGEEEEKERGEKGKEKEKMKDVMKIPEVIKSLGNDMMMGFT, from the exons aaataaaaggaagaaaggCGATGAAGGACGTAGAGGCAGCGGCAAAGGTCCAGATTCCTACAACCTGTTCGATAGGAAGCCAGATTACAAGAATGATTATGGATGGAGCTTGGCCTTGGATCAATCTGAGTATTCTCCATTGAAACACTCTGACATCGGCGTCTACCTCGTCAATCTTTCAGCG GGAGCTATGATGGCACCACACATTAATCCAACAGCAACAGAGTATGGAATAGTGTTGAGAGGAAGTGGCAGCATCCAAATCGTGTATCCAAACGGGACATTAGCAATGAATGCTATAGTAAACGAAGGAGATGTATTCTGGGTGCCAAGGTACTTCCCCTTCTGTCAAATTGCATCAAGAACAGGACCGTTCGAGTTCTTTGGATTCACGACGACAGCAAGGAAGAACATGCCACAGTTCTTGGTGGGTCAGAATTCGATACTTCAGAGCATGAGAGGACCTGAATTTGCAGCTGCATTTGGTGTTAGTGAAGAGAGGTTAAGGAAGATTTTGGATGCTCAGTGTGAGGCGGTAATTTTGCCGTCAGCATCGGTTGCTCCCTCGGAGCCGATGGATCCGAGGGGggaggaggaagagaaagaaagaggagagaagggaaaagagaaggagaagatgaaggatGTGATGAAGATACCAGAAGTGATCAAGAGCTTAGGCAATGACATGATGATGGGATTtacttag